The following DNA comes from Leptospiraceae bacterium.
TCCCTTAAGGATAGCTTCCTTCATAAGAAAGGCTTGCTCTTTTAGCTTGTGCATGGCTTCTACGGATTCTTCCTTCTTCGCTTTTACGCTCTCCATCTGAGCTTCTATAATTTTTGAAGACAGCCTACTTGTCCCTGTATAATAGAGGAGTATATTAAACTGAAGCTCATTTATTATATCTTGTCTTATTCTCAATGGATTCACTATTACTCTATCATTATCGTAAAACTCCATAAAGTT
Coding sequences within:
- a CDS encoding GHMP kinase; this translates as NFMEFYDNDRVIVNPLRIRQDIINELQFNILLYYTGTSRLSSKIIEAQMESVKAKKEESVEAMHKLKEQAFLMKEAILKG